The DNA segment CAGGCCATCTTCGAAGCCATAGTTGGCTTTGACGATGAACGACACATCGGTGTAGTTGCGCACGTACTCGTGCTGGATCTTGTCGTTACTCAGCAGGTAGTTGATCAGCCCGCCCATGAAGGCGATATCGCTACCGGTGCGGATCGGCGCGTAGTAATCGGCTACCGAGGCGGTACGGGTAAACCGTGGGTCGACCACGATCAGCCGCGCCTGGTTGTGCGCCTTGGCTTCGGTCACCCATTTGAAGCCACAAGGGTGGGCTTCTGCTGCGTTGCCGCCCATTACCAGGATCAGATTCGCGTTGGCGATATCCGACCAATGGTTGGTCATGGCGCCACGGCCGTACGTCGGGGCAAGACTTGCCACCGTCGGGCCATGTCAGACACGCGCTTGGTTATCGAACCCCAGCATGCCAAGTGAGCGAACGACCTTGTGGGTCAGGTAGCCGGCTTCGCTGGAGGCAGCGGAAGCGGCGAGAAAACCCGTGGTGAGCCAGCGGTTGACGGTCTGGCCCTGGGCGTTCTTCTCGATGAAATTGGCGTCGCGGTCGGCCTTCATCAGCCCCGCCACCCGATCGAGCGCTTCGTCCCAGCTGACCCGCGTCCATTCATTACTGCCCGGCTTGCGCACCTCGGGATACTTCAGGCGGTTGGGGCTGTGGATAAAGTCCAGCAACCCAGCGCCTTTCGGGCACAGGGTGCCGCGGTTGACCGGGTGATCGGCGTCGCCCTCGATGTGGATGATGTTCTGTTTGACGTTCTTGCCTGCATCACCCTGGCTGTACAGGATCAGGCCGCAGCCGACCGAGCAGTAGGGGCAGGTATTGCGCGTCTCTTTGGTGTGCGCCAGCTTGAAGTGACGCACCTGCTCGGCGAACGCCGGTGTCGGGGCCATGCCCAACGCCGCGAGGCTCGAGCCTCCAAGGCCGACGGCGGCGACCTTGAAGAACTGCCGACGGTTGAGATCCATCGTGCACTCCTGATCAGGGTTCGGGCGCCTGTTGTGGAGTCGGCGCCTCTAGACTTCACGGTAGCGGCAAACAGAGACCGCCAATCATCAAGACTAGCGAAGAATCCTGAAAGTGCGATGCCCCAGGTCAGGGAATGGGTAACCCGTGTTTGACTGCCGAGCGTTCACCGCTCCTGGGGAATGAAAACCTCCTTGCCCAGGCCGCAATCAGGACAGCGCCACTGCTGCGGAATGTCTTTGAATGCCGTACCCGGCTCGATGCCATGTTCCGGATCACCCCGTGCCGGATCGTAGCTGTCTGCAGCACAGACCACAAAGTCCACAAAGTCCACAAAGTCCACAAAGTCCACAAAGTCCACAAAGAACAACTTACGCGCTACCAGCCCCAAGGGCGGGGCATCGGTAATTCTGATACCGATATCGATGCTCCGCGATGA comes from the Pseudomonas urmiensis genome and includes:
- a CDS encoding rubredoxin, with protein sequence MCNSLRMREVWTSSRSIDIGIRITDAPPLGLVARKLFFVDFVDFVDFVDFVDFVVCAADSYDPARGDPEHGIEPGTAFKDIPQQWRCPDCGLGKEVFIPQER